A genomic window from Sparus aurata chromosome 4, fSpaAur1.1, whole genome shotgun sequence includes:
- the LOC115580671 gene encoding uncharacterized protein LOC115580671 isoform X3 encodes MASTLVILLLPLLVSLASASHHYGATSTFTYKGKNPDGSHRIDVRSRETFTFCNHELKWNCYSGNCGSRTSYRRGTLDSNPSAVGYNRRWCETETVSTRRVPSDKPFDLRASSCCWVSNRNHVSSWSPLTSVDLGTRSDTGKPNRSPDIAILPLLRVPQNCPRTYKLPSFDPDGDNVRCRYGSNRSVECSSCTSPSGFDLDQSSCTLNYRSAPADSKVFPFEMVVEDFPKTNISLTYNDGSRSYRAALPVRAKSQATTTMHPGAITPLSKLPLHFSFLVDPSAPSCQEGLYLPRLLPPTPANGARIQAEINKELEIKVKAQASNATIIDIMISGPSNISKHRTTNGDFAIRWTPITDELGNYFSICFAVEAMAGSRIYQSEMRCVVVDIVDQIVKSYVSCSESAMTVEIEKSSFPRLSEDNLRLNDPSNTVCSLQRHSNSTHVIAVIPLNACGTQIEEDDDNLIFTNEITTVDRGTDVITRKHLLEVQVCCQYPKRGNVSQSFTVHRPNVTVWEKGYGRFTYGFEFYPDSTFRTMVDPNSYPLEYEIGSRVFMQIEATSSINNTQLFVESCSAAPYDNPNSRPKYTIIENGCNVDSTLQRYTPDHQRQFKFSMEAFKFIGQNNQVYISCSVMMCEAGNPNTRCAQGCINSTQPVGHRIAKREVVTQTSRHLVSQGPLRLKRSAEGAESPVMNLNLNLVFIAGCLLAAVGMISAVVMYKTKVSKVKYQPLPTLEN; translated from the exons ATGGCCTCCACACTGGTGATCCTGCTTCTGCCGCTCCTGGTCTCGCTGGCCTCAGCATCACATCACTATGGTGCAACCTCGACCTTCACCTACAAAGGGAAAAACCCTGATGGCTCACACAGG ATTGACGTTCGCAGCCGGGAAACCTTTACCTTTTGTAATCATGAACTCAAATGGAATTGTTACAGTGGCAACTGTGGCAGTAGAACCAGTTATCGGAGAGGCACACTCGACAGCAACCCCAGTGCTGTAGGATATAACAGGCGATGGTGCGAAACTGAGACTGTCTCAACAAGAAGAGTCCCGAGTGACAAACCTTTTGATTTGAG GGCATCCAGCTGCTGTTGGGTCTCAAACCGAAACCATGTAAGCAGTTGGTCTCCACTGACTTCTGTGGATTTGGGAACAAGGTCTGACACTGGAAAACCAAACAGATCACCAGACATCGCCATTCTACCTCTCCTACG AGTGCCCCAAAACTGTCCACGGACATACAAACTGCCGTCGTTTGATCCTGACGGTGACAACGTTCGATGCAGATATGGAAGTAACAGATCTGTGGAGTGCAGCTCGTGCACCTCACCTTCAGGCTTCGACTTAGATCAG AGCTCTTGCACATTAAACTACCGCTCCGCCCCTGCCGACAGCAAAGTTTTTCCATTTGAGATGGTTGTGGAGGACTTCCCGAAAACGAACATCAGTCTGACGTACAATGACGGATCCCGGTCCTACAGGGCGGCACTGCCTGTGAGGGCAAAGAGTCAAGCAACAACCACAATGCACCCTGGTGCCATTACTCCTCTCAGTAAACTACCTTTGCATTTCTCTTTCCTGG TGGACCCATCTGCTCCGTCATGTCAGGAGGGGCTCTACTTGCCAAGGTTGTTGCCCCCAACACCTGCAAATGGAGCACGCATCCAAGCAGAGATCAACAAAGAATTGGAGATAAAAGTCAAAGCACAAGCTTCAAACGCAAC AATAATTGATATCATGATAAGTGGGCCCTCGAATATCAGCAAGCACAGAACCACAAATGGCGATTTTGCCATTAGATGGACGCCCATCACAGACGAACTGGGAAATTATTTCTCAATCTGCTTTGCTGTTGAAGCCATGGCAGG GTCTAGGATCTACCAGTCTGAGATGAGGTGTGTTGTAGTGGACATCGTGGATCAAATAG TTAAATCCTATGTGAGCTGCAGTGAGTCTGCAATGACGGTAGAGATTGAGAAATCTTCATTCCCTCGACTCAGTGAGGATAATTTGCGACTCAACGACCCCTCCAACACCGTCTGCAGCCTCCAGAGACACTCCAACAGCACCCACGTCATCGCTGTCATCCCCCTCAATGCCTGTGGCACTCAGATCGAG gaaGATGATGACAACCTCATTTTCACAAATGAAATCACCACCGTCGACAGAGGGACGGATGTGATCACCAGGAAACACCTGCTGGAAGTGCAGGTCTGCTGCCAGTACCCAAAACGGGGAAATGTGTCACAGAGCTTCACCGTGCACAGGCCGAACGTAACGGTCTGGGAGAAAGGCTACGGCAGGTTTACCTACGGGTTCGAGTTCTATCCTGACAGCACATTCCGAACCATGGTGGATCCAAATTCGTACCCTCTGGAGTACGAGATAGGGAGCAGGGTTTTCATGCAGATCGAGGCCACCTCTTCAATCAACAACACCCAGCTGTTTGTGGAATCCTGCAGCGCTGCACCATATGACAACCCAAACTCCAGGCCAAAATACACCATCATTGAAAATGG GTGTAACGTGGACTCGACTCTTCAAAGATACACCCCTGACCACCAGAGACAGTTCAAGTTCAGCATGGAGGCCTTCAAGTTCATCGGTCAGAATAACCAG GTGTACATCAGCTGTTCAGTCATGATGTGTGAAGCAGGGAACCCCAACACCAGGTGTGCACAGGGATGCATCAACTCCACCCAGCCAGTTGGTCATCGCATTGCAAAGAGAGAGGTTGTCACCCAGACTTCAAGGCACCTGGTTTCCCAGGGTCCCCTCCGCTTAAAGAGATCAGCAGAGGGCGCTGAAAGCCCAG TgatgaacctgaacctgaacctggtcTTCATCGCTGGATGTCTTCTTGCAGCTGTCGGCATGATCAGTGCGGTGGTCATGTACAAAACCAAAGTGTCAAAGGTCAAATACCAACCTCTGCCCACATTAGAGAATTAA